In one Bacillus thuringiensis genomic region, the following are encoded:
- a CDS encoding DUF3905 domain-containing protein translates to MKKQDKIQSPILDETLPHQMNFPSFKGTGKTMQQPFLNQYDVVIGDSKYNSENSPLNNWSDEVDPAIMAGEEWIHPTNDIGWISEENQELLKKEVDNKKDAFMHPQFGIND, encoded by the coding sequence TTGAAGAAGCAAGATAAAATTCAGTCACCCATTTTAGATGAAACGCTCCCGCATCAAATGAATTTTCCATCTTTTAAAGGAACAGGAAAAACGATGCAACAACCTTTTTTGAATCAATATGATGTTGTAATTGGAGACAGTAAATATAATTCCGAGAACAGTCCGCTTAACAATTGGAGTGATGAAGTAGATCCTGCCATTATGGCTGGAGAAGAATGGATCCATCCTACAAATGATATTGGGTGGATTTCAGAAGAAAATCAAGAGTTGCTAAAAAAAGAAGTAGATAATAAAAAGGATGCTTTTATGCATCCTCAATTTGGCATTAACGACTAA
- a CDS encoding putative 2-aminoethylphosphonate ABC transporter substrate-binding protein, producing MKKTIFKAVATGMVFSLLMGCGAKKEESAGAKVKDDKLSGSLTVYTAIEEELVPIYLDSFKKKYPDVKLNIVRDSTGVITAKLLAEGKNTQADVVWGTAASSLLALDKKDMLKGYSPKGADRVLSQFKDDKQPEKWVGNTAFMTGVAINKEELKKKNLPMPESYEDLTKPEYKGTLVMPHPASSGTGFLTVSAWLQIMGEDKGWDYMKKLHDNIATYTHSGSKPAKLAGAGEYPVGVSMVYSALKEKQKGAPVEVVLPKEGLGWEVEANALIKKDNAKNEKLAQAFLDWAITDDVMKLYFEKNGFATIKNDYKLPDGFPKDVTEKLYKKNDFKWAAENRDKILEKWEKEFGQKAEPKK from the coding sequence GTGAAAAAAACAATCTTTAAAGCTGTAGCGACTGGAATGGTATTTTCGTTATTAATGGGGTGTGGTGCAAAGAAGGAAGAAAGTGCTGGAGCGAAAGTGAAAGATGACAAATTATCTGGATCATTAACTGTTTACACAGCGATTGAAGAAGAGCTTGTACCAATTTATCTTGATTCCTTTAAAAAGAAATATCCTGATGTGAAATTGAACATTGTACGTGATTCAACAGGAGTTATTACTGCGAAATTGCTAGCTGAAGGAAAAAATACACAAGCAGATGTTGTATGGGGAACTGCAGCATCAAGTCTATTAGCTTTAGATAAAAAAGATATGTTAAAAGGGTACTCTCCAAAAGGAGCGGACCGCGTTCTTTCGCAATTTAAAGATGACAAACAACCTGAAAAATGGGTAGGAAATACTGCATTTATGACGGGGGTTGCTATAAATAAAGAAGAATTAAAGAAGAAAAATTTACCGATGCCAGAATCATACGAAGACTTAACGAAACCAGAATATAAAGGAACGCTTGTTATGCCACATCCGGCTTCTTCTGGAACAGGATTTTTAACAGTTTCTGCATGGCTACAAATTATGGGTGAAGATAAAGGCTGGGATTACATGAAGAAACTTCATGATAATATAGCAACTTATACGCATTCAGGCTCAAAACCAGCGAAATTAGCAGGTGCAGGTGAATATCCAGTTGGCGTATCGATGGTTTATAGTGCTTTAAAGGAGAAACAAAAAGGTGCACCAGTTGAAGTTGTATTGCCGAAAGAAGGATTAGGTTGGGAAGTAGAAGCGAACGCACTTATTAAAAAAGATAATGCAAAAAATGAAAAATTAGCGCAAGCATTTTTAGATTGGGCAATTACTGATGATGTAATGAAGTTATACTTCGAGAAAAATGGATTTGCAACAATTAAAAATGATTATAAACTTCCAGATGGATTCCCGAAAGATGTGACGGAAAAATTA